The proteins below come from a single Gimesia alba genomic window:
- a CDS encoding class II fumarate hydratase: protein MSGFRTERDSMGEVQVPADAYYGAQTQRAVENFQISGNTLPPSLIHAMGQVKLAAAHANRDIGKLAGTGKNPLNDTQIKALIAAATEVAEGKFDDQFPIDVYQTGSGTSSNMNVNEVISNRAIEILGEDRFAPEKSVHPNDHVNMGQSTNDTFPTAIHVAVASSIHNHLIPGLEKFAASLAQKAKDWDQIIKIGRTHLADATPLRLGQEFGGFARQLELCVERAKRAAAAVYELPVGGTAVGSGINTHPEFGHRVSAELAKLTGIAFVEAANHFEANAQRDGLVECHAELKTIATTLFNVSNNIRWLGSGPRCGFYEVKIPDLQPGSSIMPGKVNPVMCESMMQASTRVIGNDQTITMSGAAGGQFQLNIMMPVMGFTALESIHLLANSSNEFVRLCSDNMEANKEACNAAVENSLSMVTSLNPHIGYEKASALAKEAFKSGKTIRELCSEQKILPEETLKEALDPMSMTEPQA, encoded by the coding sequence ATGTCCGGGTTTCGAACCGAACGTGATTCAATGGGTGAAGTGCAGGTTCCAGCAGACGCCTATTACGGCGCACAAACACAACGGGCCGTCGAGAATTTTCAAATCTCCGGCAATACCCTGCCCCCCAGCCTGATTCATGCCATGGGACAGGTCAAACTGGCGGCCGCTCATGCCAATCGTGATATCGGAAAGCTGGCCGGAACCGGTAAAAACCCTCTCAACGACACACAAATCAAAGCCCTGATCGCAGCGGCGACCGAAGTGGCTGAAGGCAAATTTGACGACCAGTTCCCCATCGATGTCTACCAGACTGGCTCGGGAACGTCGAGCAATATGAATGTTAACGAAGTCATCAGCAATCGGGCGATTGAGATTCTCGGGGAAGACCGGTTTGCTCCGGAAAAGTCCGTGCACCCGAACGACCACGTCAATATGGGTCAAAGTACCAACGATACTTTTCCGACCGCCATCCATGTCGCCGTCGCTTCCAGCATTCACAATCATTTGATCCCGGGCCTCGAAAAATTCGCCGCCAGCCTGGCACAAAAAGCCAAAGACTGGGATCAGATTATCAAAATCGGCCGCACACACCTGGCCGATGCCACGCCGCTCCGACTGGGACAGGAATTTGGCGGCTTTGCCCGTCAACTGGAACTCTGTGTCGAACGTGCCAAGCGAGCAGCGGCAGCCGTCTATGAATTGCCCGTCGGCGGCACCGCGGTCGGCTCGGGAATTAACACCCACCCCGAATTTGGTCACCGCGTGAGTGCAGAACTCGCAAAACTGACGGGGATTGCCTTCGTCGAAGCAGCCAATCACTTTGAAGCGAATGCACAACGGGACGGCCTGGTGGAATGCCACGCCGAACTGAAAACCATCGCGACCACGCTGTTCAATGTTTCCAATAATATCCGCTGGCTCGGCTCCGGTCCTCGCTGCGGTTTCTATGAAGTCAAAATCCCCGACCTCCAACCCGGCAGCTCGATCATGCCCGGAAAAGTCAATCCAGTAATGTGCGAAAGCATGATGCAGGCCAGTACCCGCGTCATCGGCAACGACCAGACGATTACCATGTCGGGGGCCGCCGGTGGACAGTTCCAGCTGAATATCATGATGCCCGTGATGGGATTCACGGCTCTGGAAAGCATTCACCTGCTCGCCAATTCCAGCAACGAATTTGTGAGACTCTGCTCTGACAATATGGAAGCGAATAAAGAAGCCTGCAATGCAGCCGTCGAAAACAGCCTCTCGATGGTGACCAGCTTGAACCCGCATATTGGTTACGAGAAAGCCTCGGCGCTCGCCAAAGAAGCCTTCAAGTCAGGCAAGACCATTCGGGAATTATGTTCCGAGCAAAAAATTCTGCCTGAAGAAACGCTCAAAGAAGCCCTCGATCCCATGAGCATGACCGAACCACAGGCCTAG
- a CDS encoding PVC-type heme-binding CxxCH protein — protein MNQRLFLLATITITLSSLIIAQSAPPVPPPKNTGGEFFNPADSLKQFTVPEDLKIEQVLAEPFVKQPIFQNFDERGRMWVINYLQYPYPEGLRILSKDKHHRSVYDKVPLPPPHHEKGADKITIHEDTNGDGKYDKHKTFVDGLNIASSFVKGRGGVWVLNPPYLLFYPDQDNDDVPDGDPVVHLEGFGMEDTHSVVNSLRWGPDGWLYSSQGSTVSGKVKKPGQKDSEAIQSLGQLIWRYHPEKKIYEIFAEGGGNAFGVEFDKKGRLYSGHNGGNTRGFHYTQGSYYQKGFGKHGPLSNPYAFGYFQAMKHAKVPRFTHNFIIYEADTLPKKYWGHLFGVEPLQGRVVESKITADGSSYQTEDLQRPVATTDKRFRPVDIKVGPDGAIYFCDMYEHQIAHGQHYAGQVEKGDGRIYRLTAKDAKPLAPFDLGKKSSLELVDVLDHPNKWYRQQALRLFGDRKDASVIPALKQKLFSSDGQSALEALWALNLSGGLNETVAAKALQHQDPFVRAWTIRLLCDENQVPAKIGQQLIALALTEPHVQVRSQLASSSKRLPAETGLPIAFNLLSRSEDLDDVHVPLILWWSLEKRAEKDRDALLAYFSKAEVWQYPIVEKYILERIMRRYASTGSRNDLMVCAKLLELAPEKSHAEILMSGFETAMKGRSKTSFPKELIAAMSKYGGQSMSLGMRQGDKAAITKALKIVADPKADNQKRLDLIQILGEVKVPTCVPVLLNIIKNSSDLQMQIASINALQQYPDATIGKVVSVQYPDMSDDLRSAAQTLVSIRKPWALEFLTAIDAGKINKETVSIETARKMTVYSDEAIADLISKHFGSIAGATTEQMQKQIADSQKLLQNSKEEPDRYAGEKLFQKNCGKCHKLFGEGGEIGPDLTAFKRDDVNRMLVNIVNPSAEIREGFETFLIITEDGRTVNGFLADQDNNVIVIRSADGQSITIERDNIDEMLPQKKSLMPEGLLDKLSEKEVRDLFSYLRSSQPLP, from the coding sequence ATGAACCAGCGATTGTTCTTACTGGCGACGATCACAATCACCTTATCCTCACTGATCATAGCCCAGTCGGCGCCGCCGGTGCCCCCTCCGAAAAACACGGGCGGAGAATTCTTCAACCCTGCCGACTCACTGAAACAATTCACGGTTCCCGAAGATCTCAAAATCGAACAGGTGCTTGCCGAACCTTTTGTGAAGCAACCCATCTTTCAGAATTTCGACGAACGCGGCCGGATGTGGGTTATCAACTACTTGCAGTATCCATACCCGGAAGGTTTACGCATTTTGAGCAAGGACAAACACCACCGCTCTGTCTACGATAAAGTGCCTCTGCCTCCGCCGCATCATGAAAAGGGTGCAGACAAAATTACTATTCACGAAGATACCAACGGCGATGGCAAATATGACAAACACAAAACATTCGTTGACGGCTTAAATATTGCCTCTTCGTTTGTCAAAGGACGTGGCGGCGTCTGGGTTTTAAACCCTCCCTATCTGCTGTTCTATCCCGATCAAGACAACGACGACGTTCCAGACGGCGATCCGGTCGTGCATCTCGAAGGCTTCGGCATGGAAGATACCCACTCGGTCGTCAACAGTCTCCGCTGGGGACCGGATGGATGGCTCTATTCTTCACAGGGAAGTACGGTCTCGGGCAAAGTCAAAAAGCCGGGGCAGAAAGACAGCGAAGCCATCCAATCGCTGGGCCAGTTGATCTGGCGGTATCATCCTGAAAAGAAAATTTACGAAATCTTCGCCGAGGGGGGCGGGAATGCGTTCGGCGTCGAGTTTGATAAAAAAGGCCGACTCTATTCCGGACACAACGGTGGAAACACACGCGGCTTTCACTACACGCAAGGCAGCTACTACCAGAAAGGTTTTGGCAAGCACGGCCCGCTTTCCAATCCTTATGCGTTCGGTTACTTCCAGGCGATGAAACACGCCAAGGTTCCCCGCTTCACACACAACTTCATCATCTACGAAGCAGACACACTCCCGAAAAAATACTGGGGGCATCTGTTTGGCGTAGAGCCACTGCAAGGTCGCGTGGTCGAAAGCAAAATCACTGCGGACGGTTCGTCTTATCAAACCGAAGATCTGCAACGCCCCGTAGCGACAACCGACAAACGGTTCCGTCCCGTCGACATCAAAGTCGGCCCCGATGGCGCGATTTATTTTTGTGACATGTACGAACATCAAATCGCCCACGGCCAGCACTATGCAGGTCAGGTCGAAAAAGGAGACGGCCGCATCTATCGACTCACAGCCAAAGATGCGAAACCCCTTGCTCCCTTTGATCTGGGCAAGAAATCTTCGTTGGAATTAGTTGACGTTCTCGACCACCCCAACAAGTGGTATCGCCAGCAGGCCCTGCGATTGTTCGGCGATCGCAAAGATGCATCCGTCATTCCCGCGTTGAAACAAAAACTGTTTTCCTCAGACGGACAATCGGCGCTGGAAGCACTCTGGGCACTGAATCTGAGTGGCGGCTTGAATGAAACTGTCGCAGCAAAAGCACTGCAACACCAGGATCCATTCGTGCGTGCCTGGACGATCAGATTGTTGTGTGATGAAAATCAGGTACCTGCGAAAATTGGTCAACAATTGATCGCGCTCGCATTAACCGAACCACACGTGCAGGTCCGTAGCCAACTCGCCAGTTCATCGAAGCGACTTCCTGCAGAAACCGGGCTGCCAATCGCCTTTAATCTGCTCAGTCGATCCGAAGATCTGGATGACGTCCATGTGCCGCTGATTCTCTGGTGGTCACTGGAAAAGCGAGCCGAGAAAGACCGCGACGCATTACTGGCTTATTTTTCGAAAGCCGAAGTCTGGCAGTATCCGATCGTCGAAAAATATATCCTGGAACGCATCATGCGGCGGTACGCCTCAACGGGTTCTCGCAACGACCTGATGGTCTGCGCCAAACTCCTGGAGTTAGCCCCCGAAAAATCGCATGCAGAAATCCTGATGTCCGGCTTTGAGACGGCAATGAAAGGCCGCTCCAAAACCAGTTTCCCCAAAGAACTGATCGCGGCAATGTCTAAATACGGCGGGCAATCCATGTCTCTGGGAATGCGTCAAGGCGATAAAGCCGCCATCACCAAGGCACTCAAGATCGTCGCCGATCCCAAAGCCGACAATCAAAAGCGGCTGGACCTGATTCAGATCCTGGGTGAAGTGAAAGTTCCCACCTGCGTACCCGTTCTGTTGAATATCATCAAAAACTCCAGCGACCTGCAGATGCAGATTGCCTCCATCAACGCCCTGCAGCAATACCCGGATGCGACCATCGGCAAAGTCGTCAGTGTCCAGTATCCGGATATGTCTGACGATTTACGAAGTGCAGCCCAGACCCTGGTTTCGATCCGGAAACCATGGGCGCTCGAATTTTTGACTGCCATCGATGCCGGTAAAATCAATAAAGAGACGGTCTCCATCGAAACGGCGCGAAAGATGACCGTTTACAGCGATGAGGCCATTGCAGATCTGATCTCGAAGCACTTCGGTTCGATCGCCGGCGCCACCACCGAACAAATGCAAAAGCAGATCGCCGACAGTCAAAAACTGTTGCAAAACAGCAAAGAAGAGCCAGACCGCTACGCGGGAGAAAAGCTCTTTCAGAAGAACTGTGGTAAATGCCACAAACTGTTCGGCGAAGGAGGCGAAATTGGTCCCGACTTGACCGCCTTCAAACGTGATGATGTTAATCGGATGCTCGTGAATATTGTCAATCCCTCCGCAGAGATCCGTGAAGGCTTTGAAACATTCCTGATCATCACTGAGGATGGGCGAACCGTGAACGGCTTCCTGGCGGATCAGGATAACAATGTCATAGTGATCCGCAGTGCCGATGGGCAGAGTATCACCATCGAACGCGATAACATTGACGAAATGCTGCCGCAGAAGAAATCGTTAATGCCGGAAGGACTGCTCGACAAGCTCTCCGAAAAAGAAGTTCGTGACCTGTTCAGCTATCTGCGGAGCTCACAGCCTCTGCCATAA
- a CDS encoding SMP-30/gluconolactonase/LRE family protein yields MFKHSTILLVMISFSVCLLEAFSQEPKAETHPVPPTVAENAKLQEEYAAKAFFEGPIWDPVGKKLYFTSFVDKDTKILRLDERGKASIWLDQTKGINGTYLSNKGRMLGAQAYGQHVMSYGFGESGPSDTIIVAQNSKWNQPNDVCQTPNGNIYFTDPDFKNRKTSAVYVKTTDGDVKKIITDMPVPNGVIAANDGKTLYVGDSHEKLWRSYPTKEDGTVGAGKIFFNPDTERKDSPDGMSIDEKGNLYLSGRGGVWVASPAGKSLGLIPIPEFCSNVTFGGVDGKTLYFTCANKVYSLQMNVKGGQFR; encoded by the coding sequence ATGTTTAAACACTCTACGATTCTCCTCGTCATGATTTCTTTCTCTGTCTGTTTGCTCGAAGCCTTTAGTCAGGAGCCGAAGGCGGAAACGCATCCCGTCCCGCCGACTGTGGCCGAGAATGCGAAGCTGCAGGAAGAGTATGCCGCGAAGGCATTTTTTGAAGGCCCGATCTGGGACCCGGTGGGTAAGAAGCTGTACTTCACCTCATTTGTTGATAAAGACACTAAAATTTTGCGTCTGGATGAGCGGGGTAAAGCCAGCATCTGGCTGGATCAGACAAAAGGCATCAATGGAACGTATCTCTCTAACAAGGGACGGATGCTTGGTGCACAGGCCTATGGTCAGCATGTGATGAGCTATGGCTTTGGTGAGTCTGGTCCCAGTGACACGATCATCGTGGCTCAAAACTCCAAGTGGAATCAGCCGAATGATGTTTGTCAAACGCCGAACGGAAACATTTATTTTACGGACCCCGATTTCAAAAATCGCAAAACGAGTGCCGTGTACGTCAAGACGACTGATGGGGACGTTAAGAAAATCATCACTGACATGCCGGTGCCCAACGGCGTGATCGCCGCCAATGATGGAAAGACACTCTACGTGGGTGATAGTCACGAAAAACTCTGGCGGAGTTACCCGACCAAGGAAGATGGCACAGTTGGAGCAGGCAAGATCTTTTTCAATCCCGATACTGAGCGAAAGGATTCCCCGGATGGAATGAGTATCGACGAGAAAGGGAATCTGTATCTGTCAGGGCGGGGAGGTGTCTGGGTTGCCAGCCCGGCAGGGAAGTCGCTCGGTTTAATCCCGATCCCGGAATTTTGTTCGAACGTGACGTTTGGGGGAGTGGATGGCAAGACCTTGTATTTTACTTGTGCAAATAAAGTTTACAGTTTGCAGATGAATGTGAAAGGCGGGCAGTTTCGCTGA
- a CDS encoding type IV pilus twitching motility protein PilT, whose amino-acid sequence MATTVPAKAKDISPITGRAENEVDKVFRQLIKHGGSDLHMQVGKAPILRVKGTLRELQMPPIDRDQMMALFDPMMDERNKKIFVDEGGADFSYVVEHEGEAWRFRVNLFIQLGFPGMVSRKIERSIPNFEGLYLPPVMESLCKFDQGMVLLAGVTGSGKSTTIASMLNWVNDNYRKHILTIEDPIEFVYTQNKCLINQREVGIDVKDFEIAMKHAVRQDPDIMLVGEMRDMETFSTAIHAAETGHLVFGTIHASNAPSCIGRILDLFPQDMHKALRGSLAFNMRAIVAQKLLKTIVDAPGRVPIVEIMTFNPTVRKLVLEEQDEKLAAAIRIGKDEGMQQFNDSLKGFIDQEFISRADAFEISPNVEELKMTLKGIDVKGAAIL is encoded by the coding sequence ATGGCGACTACCGTTCCTGCGAAAGCAAAAGACATTTCACCGATCACAGGTCGTGCTGAAAATGAGGTCGACAAAGTCTTCCGTCAGTTAATCAAACATGGCGGCTCCGACTTGCATATGCAGGTCGGCAAGGCACCCATCCTGCGTGTGAAAGGAACTCTGCGCGAACTGCAGATGCCCCCCATTGACCGGGATCAGATGATGGCCTTGTTTGATCCGATGATGGATGAGCGAAACAAGAAAATTTTCGTTGATGAAGGGGGAGCCGACTTTTCTTATGTGGTTGAACATGAGGGTGAAGCCTGGCGTTTCCGTGTGAACTTATTCATCCAGCTGGGCTTTCCGGGTATGGTCTCCCGTAAAATCGAACGCTCGATTCCCAACTTTGAAGGGCTGTACCTGCCTCCCGTGATGGAATCGCTTTGTAAGTTCGACCAGGGGATGGTGCTCTTGGCCGGGGTGACCGGTAGTGGTAAAAGTACAACAATTGCTTCGATGTTGAACTGGGTCAACGACAACTATCGCAAACACATTCTGACCATTGAAGACCCGATCGAATTCGTATACACACAGAATAAATGTCTGATCAATCAACGCGAAGTCGGCATTGATGTGAAAGACTTTGAAATCGCGATGAAACATGCCGTACGTCAAGACCCCGACATCATGCTGGTGGGCGAAATGCGTGACATGGAAACATTCTCGACAGCGATCCACGCTGCGGAAACAGGGCACCTTGTGTTTGGAACAATTCACGCATCCAACGCTCCCAGTTGTATCGGCCGTATTCTCGACCTGTTCCCGCAGGATATGCATAAAGCACTGCGAGGCAGTTTGGCATTTAACATGCGTGCCATCGTTGCACAAAAACTGTTAAAGACCATTGTCGATGCACCGGGCCGTGTGCCGATTGTGGAAATTATGACCTTCAATCCCACCGTGCGAAAACTGGTCCTGGAAGAACAGGATGAAAAACTGGCCGCCGCCATCCGGATCGGTAAGGACGAAGGCATGCAGCAGTTTAACGACAGCTTAAAAGGGTTCATCGACCAGGAATTTATCAGTCGGGCCGATGCCTTCGAAATTTCACCGAACGTGGAAGAATTGAAGATGACCCTGAAGGGAATCGACGTCAAAGGCGCCGCCATTCTGTAA
- the hisF gene encoding imidazole glycerol phosphate synthase subunit HisF, whose translation MLAKRIIPCLDVHAGRVVKGVNFVNLQDAGDPVEVAARYEEQGADELVFLDITASHEEREIILDIVRRTSEVIFMPLTVGGGIRTLEDIRALLNAGCDKVSINSSAVKDPELIREAALRFGSQCIVVNIDPKRVQKDGTEFWEVHVNGGRVPTGLQAIEWAQKVEDLGAGEIVLTSMDADGTKDGYDLPMTKAVAEAVTIPVVASGGAGCPEHLYQVLTEGKASAALAASIFHYGTHPVDETKHYLAERGIPIRFKSTVSLTPGQ comes from the coding sequence ATGCTGGCAAAACGAATCATTCCCTGCCTTGATGTCCATGCAGGCCGGGTTGTTAAAGGGGTTAATTTTGTAAATCTGCAGGATGCAGGAGACCCGGTTGAAGTTGCTGCGCGGTATGAAGAACAGGGCGCTGACGAACTGGTTTTCCTGGATATCACCGCCAGCCACGAAGAACGCGAAATCATTCTGGATATTGTTCGGCGGACATCTGAAGTGATTTTCATGCCTCTTACCGTTGGCGGTGGCATTCGAACCCTGGAAGATATTCGCGCCTTGTTAAATGCCGGCTGTGATAAGGTCTCGATCAATTCTTCCGCAGTCAAAGATCCAGAATTGATCCGGGAAGCTGCTTTACGATTCGGTAGTCAATGTATCGTTGTGAATATCGATCCCAAGCGGGTTCAAAAAGACGGAACAGAATTCTGGGAAGTGCACGTTAATGGCGGGCGTGTTCCTACCGGCCTGCAGGCAATCGAATGGGCTCAAAAAGTAGAAGATCTGGGCGCAGGAGAAATCGTTTTGACATCCATGGATGCCGACGGCACCAAAGATGGCTACGACCTGCCGATGACGAAAGCCGTCGCTGAAGCCGTCACGATCCCTGTCGTCGCCAGTGGTGGTGCCGGCTGCCCCGAACACTTGTATCAAGTGCTGACAGAAGGCAAAGCCAGCGCTGCGTTAGCAGCCAGCATCTTTCATTATGGCACTCATCCCGTTGATGAAACAAAACACTATTTAGCAGAACGCGGCATTCCCATTCGTTTCAAAAGTACGGTTTCTCTGACTCCGGGACAATAG
- a CDS encoding DUF1559 domain-containing protein → MNRKFHMHKLGFTLIELLVVIAIIAILIALLLPAVQQAREAARRSTCKNNLKQIGLALHNYHDTHRVFPYATANPGNCVPSSSTITITNHTGWLYLLPFMDQAPLYNQFNFSAATGDHNKSPNPLAGGGAVASGNAVLGTNLIPILYCPSDDGGATYASASSNYGTGAANSARTSYGFSVSIGEFWGGGCTYWTNESKTNRAMFGTNSNCQIRDVKDGMSNSVAVAETTLDVDDGECQSWAASSHVGMGTNLKSSRGINEFRCCTWRTPPMAQFQPGRLGEWGDPGSTHTGGMHVLMGDGAVRFISENIDTTTRNNLANISDGNPLGEF, encoded by the coding sequence ATGAACCGAAAATTTCACATGCACAAGCTTGGTTTTACGTTGATCGAGTTGCTCGTGGTGATTGCCATCATCGCGATTCTGATCGCACTCTTATTACCTGCAGTCCAACAGGCGCGTGAAGCCGCCAGAAGATCTACGTGTAAGAACAACCTGAAACAAATTGGATTGGCCTTGCATAACTATCATGACACACATCGCGTATTCCCCTATGCAACTGCCAATCCCGGCAACTGCGTTCCCAGTTCTTCAACGATCACAATCACAAACCATACCGGCTGGCTGTACCTGTTGCCCTTTATGGATCAGGCTCCTTTGTATAACCAGTTCAATTTCAGTGCTGCGACCGGAGACCATAATAAAAGCCCCAATCCACTTGCAGGTGGAGGAGCAGTGGCGAGTGGAAATGCCGTTTTAGGTACCAATCTGATTCCAATTCTGTATTGCCCTTCGGATGATGGTGGTGCCACGTATGCCTCTGCCAGTTCAAATTATGGAACCGGGGCTGCCAACTCCGCAAGAACCAGCTATGGGTTTAGCGTGAGCATCGGCGAATTCTGGGGAGGTGGTTGTACTTACTGGACCAATGAAAGCAAAACGAATCGTGCGATGTTTGGTACGAACTCGAATTGTCAAATTCGTGATGTCAAAGATGGGATGAGTAATTCAGTCGCTGTTGCCGAAACCACTCTGGATGTTGACGATGGTGAATGTCAGTCATGGGCTGCTTCTTCACACGTCGGCATGGGGACCAATTTAAAATCCAGCCGGGGAATCAATGAATTTCGCTGCTGTACCTGGAGGACTCCTCCTATGGCGCAATTTCAACCAGGTCGTCTCGGAGAATGGGGAGACCCGGGCAGCACACATACCGGTGGAATGCATGTTCTGATGGGCGATGGCGCTGTGCGTTTCATCAGCGAAAATATTGATACAACGACCCGAAATAACCTGGCTAATATTTCTGATGGAAATCCGCTCGGCGAGTTTTAG
- a CDS encoding DUF1559 domain-containing protein: MKPNAKMRGFTLIELLVVIAIIAILIALLLPAVQQAREAARRSTCKNNLKQVGLALHNYHDTHRVFPYATANPGTCNPGTGTVITNHTGWLYLLPFLDQAPLYNQYNFSAASGDRRDGSVTNPLAGGGAVASGNAVLGTNIITVLICPSDDGGAQYGPASTAYGTGAANSARTSYGFSVTNAHDTGGCNYWTQEGKTTRAMFGLNSKCQIRDVKDGTSNSVAVAETTLDVDDGECQSWAAASHVGLGTNLKSSRGINEFRCCTWRSPPMAQYQPGRLGEWGDPGSTHTGGMHVLMGDGAVRFISENIDTTTRNNLANIADGNTIGEF; encoded by the coding sequence ATGAAGCCTAATGCAAAAATGCGTGGTTTCACACTGATTGAACTTTTGGTTGTAATAGCCATCATCGCAATTTTGATTGCGCTATTACTTCCTGCAGTCCAACAGGCGCGTGAAGCGGCCAGAAGGTCCACATGTAAGAACAACCTGAAGCAGGTGGGTCTGGCGTTACACAACTATCATGACACACATCGTGTGTTCCCTTATGCGACAGCTAATCCAGGCACCTGTAATCCGGGCACGGGTACTGTCATTACCAACCACACTGGTTGGCTTTATCTGCTACCATTTCTGGACCAGGCACCACTTTACAATCAGTATAATTTCAGTGCTGCTTCCGGAGACCGCAGAGATGGTTCTGTTACTAATCCGCTGGCCGGTGGGGGAGCAGTCGCGAGTGGAAATGCCGTTTTAGGTACCAACATTATTACCGTTCTGATTTGCCCCTCAGATGACGGTGGCGCACAATATGGCCCTGCCAGCACTGCATATGGAACGGGTGCAGCGAACTCAGCCCGAACCAGTTATGGCTTTAGTGTGACCAACGCGCACGATACCGGAGGGTGTAATTATTGGACCCAGGAAGGCAAAACCACACGTGCCATGTTTGGCTTGAACTCAAAATGTCAAATTCGAGATGTCAAGGATGGCACAAGCAATTCCGTCGCCGTGGCGGAAACCACTCTGGATGTTGACGATGGTGAATGCCAGTCATGGGCAGCAGCCTCGCATGTCGGGCTGGGTACCAATTTAAAATCCAGCCGGGGAATCAACGAATTTCGTTGTTGTACCTGGAGATCTCCACCAATGGCGCAATATCAACCAGGTCGTCTCGGAGAATGGGGTGACCCGGGCAGTACGCACACGGGCGGAATGCATGTCTTAATGGGTGATGGAGCTGTGCGATTCATCAGCGAAAATATTGACACAACCACTCGGAACAATCTTGCCAATATTGCAGATGGAAATACGATTGGTGAGTTCTAA
- a CDS encoding carboxypeptidase-like regulatory domain-containing protein has protein sequence MLKWNKQFIIIALMVGLVTGCGGSASEVPDELIPVTGTVKLDGKPTANITVVFNPGKKTAGTGGYGVTDSEGKYSVTHRSNKPGIEPGEYIVTFSKMGLPDGSPIPEGKDAADVGAVQLLPEKYTNPNREMNLTMATVKAPSAQLDFEITSK, from the coding sequence ATGCTGAAATGGAATAAACAATTCATCATTATTGCATTGATGGTAGGTCTGGTGACCGGTTGTGGAGGAAGTGCATCAGAAGTTCCTGATGAATTGATTCCTGTTACCGGAACGGTCAAGCTGGACGGAAAACCCACCGCCAATATTACCGTCGTTTTTAATCCAGGGAAAAAAACCGCAGGCACTGGCGGTTATGGGGTCACCGATAGTGAAGGGAAGTATTCAGTTACGCACCGGAGCAACAAACCCGGAATTGAACCGGGCGAATACATCGTCACATTTTCTAAGATGGGGCTTCCCGATGGGAGTCCGATCCCGGAGGGCAAAGATGCTGCCGACGTGGGAGCAGTCCAGTTGCTTCCGGAGAAGTATACCAATCCCAATCGTGAAATGAATCTTACGATGGCAACGGTCAAAGCTCCCAGTGCTCAACTTGATTTTGAAATCACCTCGAAATAA
- a CDS encoding DUF1559 domain-containing protein, producing the protein MQRHTKRRGFTLIELLVVIAIIAILIALLLPAVQQAREAARRSTCKNNLKQIGLALHNYHDAHSTFPYAVSHSSSITSSSANHTTALNHKGWLLVLPYIDQAPLYNQFNFSLAASTARLNGKTVPGGLNPGDPGNANDLVVTRIIPAFMCPSDDNQTHYTSTSDANYSVASGTSTQTGAYTNYDFSVRRASSSAPIWDRDSRTTRRMFGFDSCSRVRDVKDGMSNTVAVGETLRWTYNGVSQTWGYSKWVGNGVDLTYSRGINWWPCCSWDSPPFQRPTGPGRLGDWSTVGSLHTGGAHVLLGDGAVRFISENIDATTRNNLAYISDGNPLGEF; encoded by the coding sequence ATGCAACGACACACAAAGAGACGCGGCTTTACGTTAATTGAGCTCCTGGTCGTGATCGCCATCATTGCGATTTTGATCGCGCTCTTATTACCAGCGGTTCAGCAGGCACGTGAAGCAGCACGACGTTCAACTTGTAAAAACAATCTGAAACAAATCGGGTTAGCTTTACACAACTACCATGATGCCCATTCGACATTCCCGTACGCTGTTTCCCATAGTTCCAGTATTACTTCGAGTTCGGCCAACCATACAACAGCCCTCAACCATAAAGGATGGTTGCTCGTGCTGCCTTATATCGATCAGGCTCCTTTATACAATCAGTTTAATTTCAGTCTGGCTGCCAGTACGGCTCGATTGAACGGTAAGACCGTTCCGGGTGGATTGAATCCAGGGGATCCAGGAAACGCCAATGATTTGGTAGTCACTCGGATTATTCCGGCATTCATGTGTCCTTCCGATGACAATCAGACACATTACACCAGCACTTCAGATGCCAACTATTCTGTAGCTAGTGGAACATCGACACAAACGGGTGCTTATACAAACTACGATTTCAGTGTCAGACGTGCCTCCAGCAGTGCCCCGATTTGGGATCGTGATTCACGAACGACCCGCCGCATGTTTGGATTCGATTCCTGTAGCCGAGTCCGGGATGTCAAGGACGGTATGAGTAACACGGTTGCGGTCGGGGAAACTCTGCGTTGGACCTATAATGGTGTCTCACAGACATGGGGTTATTCAAAATGGGTGGGGAACGGCGTCGATCTAACCTACTCACGTGGAATTAACTGGTGGCCCTGCTGCTCATGGGATTCACCACCGTTTCAACGTCCCACAGGACCAGGAAGACTGGGAGACTGGTCTACCGTTGGTAGCTTACACACAGGCGGAGCTCATGTTTTATTGGGCGATGGTGCAGTCAGATTCATCAGTGAAAACATTGATGCGACGACCCGAAATAACCTGGCCTACATTTCTGATGGAAATCCGCTTGGAGAATTCTAA